The genomic interval CGTTGCATAAATTCGAATTGGAATACTTCAAACATTTATGTTCTCTATTTTATACTGATCTTCTAAACACCTATCTTTTGCATTCAAGGGCGATTTTTAGATTGTTTAGATTATCATACATTTTTGAGAAATAATCTCCTTTTAAATCGTGTTCTTTCTGTGTAATCATTTCAATTGGACTTAATATCAATACTTTTCCCCTAATTTCATTAGCTATAGTATTTGACAGTCTGGGTTCAATATTATCTTCTGAAAATATAGTGGTTATACCTAGTTGTTTTGCTAGTTCAATGGACTCCGTTAATTTTTGGGGATTGACATCCATCTCAGGTGATATACCGCCAATTACATGTTGTGTCAATCCATACCTTTTTGCAAAGTAGCCAAAAGCATCGTGAAATGCGATAAAGTCGTTCAAGGCACAACCAGTCAAATTATTCTTAATATTGGAATTGAGTAGTTCGAGACTATCATCAAATTGTTTTAAATTGTTTTGATAATACACTGAATTATCTGGATCCAATGTGACCAACTTATTATAGATTTCTTCTGCCATAGATTCTACCAATATCGGATCAAGCCAAAAATGCGGATTGGGATTAGAGCTTATTTCTTCTATTGTTATATTGCTGCTTAGATCTACGATATTAGAATTTGTTATATCATTTATCCAAGTTTCAAAGCCAGCACCATTAATAAAAATTAAATCTGCATTCTGTAACTCGATTACTTGCTTAGGAGTAGGTTCAAAATCGTGAGGCTCTACCCCATTGGGTACTATTGTTGAAACATCAACTTTGTCCATGCCTATCTTTTCAACAAAATCATATATCGGGTAAAATGATGCAAAAATTCTTAGATTAGTGTTATCAGAAGAAGTTGTTCGTAAATTATTAGGATCAGAAACAGTAACACTACTATTTTTTAATGAATTAGAAGTCGCGACAGAATTTTGAATAAATAGAGATATAATACTCATAGCTACTATGGCAAAACAAATAGAGATTAAATATCTATATCTATCTTGCATATCACATTCTAACAATTATTAATAATATAAAGTTTTCTTATTAATTATTAATAATTTAGTGCCCTAATTATAATAAAATAATATTATCCTCTTAGATGAACTTGATGATTGTAATTTGTGATATCTGGTTTAATCGATAGAAAATACGATCGATCTGTGGGATAGAATAATCTTATTATCTCTTTTCGCATATCTATTCCATCAATCCTTCTTTCTTATTTAAATAAGCTTCCGTTTCTTTTTGCATATTAATGAAAGAATTTAATATGTAGTGCTATTACATAATGGTAATTTATATATGCAATTGAAGTTGAGTGACGACCGGATTTCGGCTTACCTTTCATTCCTTGGTTACCATTCTCTATATCCTCCTCAACAATTGGCTATTGACAATGGGTTGTTGGATAATTCTAGTATAGTGATTACCACTCCTACCGCAAGTGGGAAAACCTTAATTGCTATATTGGCTGCCATTAAGGCACTAGAAAAAAATAAAAAAGTAGTGTACCTTACACCATTGAGGGCTTTAGCGTATGAAAAATACCTGGAATTTACTTCTATCGATAGATCTGAAATATTTAACAAAAAGATAAGAGTGAGAATTAGTACTGGCGATTTTAGCACCTCAAATACTGATCTAAGTTCTTCCGATATCATAATTATGACCAATGAAAAAATTGACTCAATACTTAGGCAGAATGCTCCATGGCTTGCTAATGTGGGGTTGTTTATTTCTGATGAAATTCATCTTATTGGTGATCAAGACAGAGGACCGGTCTTAGAAATGGTTTTAACCAAAATAAAGAAATACTATCCATCATCTCAAATCCTTGGTTTGAGTGCTACAATTACTAATGCGGTTGAAATTGCTGCATGGCTCAAATCAAAGTTAGTTGAGAGTTCTTGGAGACCAACAAAATTAATAGAAGGGGTATATTCAGATGGAACAATATATTACAATAATAATTCTCAATTCAATATATCTGAATCGGGTAAAGATACCACTTCTATGACCATCGATCTAATAATGGATTCTTTAAAAAATAGAGGACAAAATCTTGTTTTTGTTGAAACAAGAAAACGAGCAGTTTCGCTGGCCAAAAAAGTTTCAGAGTTTGTTTACAAAACATTATCACCAGAAGAAAAGAAAAATGCTTTAAAAGTCTCTAAACAAATTTTGGAAGAGGGTGATGACACTGACTTGACAAAAAATTTATCAAAATTAATTTCTTTTGGGATAGGATTTCATCATGCCGGATTAAGTCTTACTAGTAGAGGAGTTGTCGAGGAGGCATTTAAGAATGGAATAATAAAATCTTTATTTGCTACGCCTACGTTGGCTGCAGGAGTAAATCTTCCTGCACGCAGAGTTATTATAACAAATGTTACCAGGTATGATTTTGTATATGGTGCTTCAGTACCCATAAGTATACTTGAATATAAACAACTTTGCGGTCGAGCAGGGAGGCCAATGTATGATACACATGGAGAATCCATAATCATTTCAGATTCAAGAACATCACATGAGGAACTATATGACCATTATATTTTGGGAATTCCTGAACCTTTGTCATCAAATCTTGGAAATATTGCATCTATCAAGATACATTTGCTTGGAGTAATTGCCTCGTTTAATGGAATTAATTTAGACGATATATATGATTTATTCTCCAAAACGTTTTATTCTTTTCAGGATAAAAATAATTCGTCACTTTTTGATAGAATAGATTCATCATTGGATTATTTCATAGACGAAAATTTAATTCGGTTAAAAAATAATACTTATCAGGTAACTGCATTTGGAAAATTAGTTTCGAATTTGTATCTCAATCCAGAAACTGCTGTATCATTTCGAAATATCATTAACGATATAAAGCCGAAATCTGTCAGCACAATCAATGTATTTGGTTTTCTTCATATAATTACTACTTGTCCTGATTTTTATCCTAAATTTTCCTTTAGAAAACAAGATATCGAAGAATTCAGTTTTTTATTTTATAACAACTATGATGAATTTTTTACAGATGTAGATATAATGGACTGCTCCCGCAGTCTTTGGACTTTGTATGAATGGATTAATGAATCGACTGAAAAAAGGATTAATGAAAGAGTTGGAGTAGAGCCGGGTGATATTCACAGAATAGTCGAAGTATCTCAATGGCTGATCGTATGTTTATTTGAAATTTCTAAATTGCTTAATAGAAATGATCTATTGCCCATTATTTTTTCACTCGAAAGTAGAATTAAACATGGGGTAAAAGGAGAACTTGTTCCTCTAGTTCAGATCAAAGACATAGGCAGAGCTCGAGCACGATCCCTTTATACAGCTGGAATTCATATACCGAACGACTTGATTTCTATCTCGGAGTCTGAGCTTTCATCGATTCCAAAAATAGGTCTGAAGCTAGCCAAGAAGTTGAAAAAAAGATATGTACAGTGAATTTTTACAATAGTCAATTTTCATAAATACAAGATCAGTCAAAATTGACTACTCCTAGGTTATTCATTTCAGATCCTATTCCATAGCCGAGTAACGCAATACCTGTTCCC from Candidatus Nitrosocosmicus hydrocola carries:
- a CDS encoding DEAD/DEAH box helicase → MQLKLSDDRISAYLSFLGYHSLYPPQQLAIDNGLLDNSSIVITTPTASGKTLIAILAAIKALEKNKKVVYLTPLRALAYEKYLEFTSIDRSEIFNKKIRVRISTGDFSTSNTDLSSSDIIIMTNEKIDSILRQNAPWLANVGLFISDEIHLIGDQDRGPVLEMVLTKIKKYYPSSQILGLSATITNAVEIAAWLKSKLVESSWRPTKLIEGVYSDGTIYYNNNSQFNISESGKDTTSMTIDLIMDSLKNRGQNLVFVETRKRAVSLAKKVSEFVYKTLSPEEKKNALKVSKQILEEGDDTDLTKNLSKLISFGIGFHHAGLSLTSRGVVEEAFKNGIIKSLFATPTLAAGVNLPARRVIITNVTRYDFVYGASVPISILEYKQLCGRAGRPMYDTHGESIIISDSRTSHEELYDHYILGIPEPLSSNLGNIASIKIHLLGVIASFNGINLDDIYDLFSKTFYSFQDKNNSSLFDRIDSSLDYFIDENLIRLKNNTYQVTAFGKLVSNLYLNPETAVSFRNIINDIKPKSVSTINVFGFLHIITTCPDFYPKFSFRKQDIEEFSFLFYNNYDEFFTDVDIMDCSRSLWTLYEWINESTEKRINERVGVEPGDIHRIVEVSQWLIVCLFEISKLLNRNDLLPIIFSLESRIKHGVKGELVPLVQIKDIGRARARSLYTAGIHIPNDLISISESELSSIPKIGLKLAKKLKKRYVQ
- a CDS encoding metal ABC transporter substrate-binding protein gives rise to the protein MSIISLFIQNSVATSNSLKNSSVTVSDPNNLRTTSSDNTNLRIFASFYPIYDFVEKIGMDKVDVSTIVPNGVEPHDFEPTPKQVIELQNADLIFINGAGFETWINDITNSNIVDLSSNITIEEISSNPNPHFWLDPILVESMAEEIYNKLVTLDPDNSVYYQNNLKQFDDSLELLNSNIKNNLTGCALNDFIAFHDAFGYFAKRYGLTQHVIGGISPEMDVNPQKLTESIELAKQLGITTIFSEDNIEPRLSNTIANEIRGKVLILSPIEMITQKEHDLKGDYFSKMYDNLNNLKIALECKR